The following DNA comes from Dermacentor andersoni chromosome 2, qqDerAnde1_hic_scaffold, whole genome shotgun sequence.
aataataagtgtttcaatatgtatgaaacacattttaaataccattactttcatcagtgcttttgctattaaTGCACACTCCTGCTGTgtccaattgtgtagacagcgtctcaaagggttaagctctgtggaggaaataggcaaagtttaaggcacttcatatacttggaaacgaggttttcattgactgttagcatacactgcgccagactgagaaggaaggttacttgaagcatatttcacaccatatagcaaacagaaatgttctgcaaaggcatcagcagtctTCGAGACAagaccactattttcatgaagaagacgtacatctttggcacttcttttagaagagagagcccacaaagctccagaaatattttgaattatgtgtcacgctggcttcaacacaatcaatgtggtcaaagtgatgattctaataataatattaataataataatcttagtggtaacttggcacactagactaaaaagaaggctgatgcctgtaagagcatctgataaccagccatctaaagcaggaatttgcaggatgcagaagacacttccttcccctccacgtgcacacacacttgctcaataacacagcacggcacacacgcacacattcgacaggtgcacaacacacaggagtgccaatgaagtctggttccaaggaacgagaatccaaatcgccaggggggtggagagaaagctctgcatgccagatataatcatggagttgtggtgtcgggccatagaggcgtgatgagggctcaggctgtgctgaccacttgttcagacgaactgaagaaagattagtgctgtccagagagacgtcaaacatcctgcagtatagactagtgcaatgttgcgttggtattgcagggtgtgctacttgaggggtttgaggcaatcctcgaaggctggcatgagcttgtgacaaccgaaaagacgggagtaaagggtgcgtattgtccggcgctgaacaagcttaagtttgttagcgtcgcgagtttggtaagggaactatactgatgagcagtactcaagttgtgacagaatgatagaagtgtagagtgctcggaaaaccttaggtcatcagggaagggagacacgggacacaaagccaagaaagggccggtgcttacatacagtgctggtgacatatgcggaaaagttgagagaacagctaaatgctgcacccagaatgggaagagcccgaacagtctttatagaagtgcctccaaggaagaaggttggacgtgcagcagtttcgttgtggctgattcgcatggcagcactttttacggtgctactacaaagtttgatattgtaggcccagtcgttcacctttacggaatgtatttattgtaagcacatatgctgtgcatcggcatattgttgttgtggaagcgttaacttgttaatcaaacatattctgcgcagatgcattagtaacttggttttgagtagatctttgtcctgactacaatttatagtatcgcagcaagaaacattttagtagaggctgaagggattccagtagtttaagcatactgactgcacaaaacactgatgacaccttttcaccttccccacaatgcactcacaccatctacactttccataagcaaaaagtgagataaaaaatcaattacagtttcactgactcagtacttgctgcttctaaagcgggcatcgaagcaatcgtggtatacgctgctacatgcataggtcttgcatgatgcaggtcctgctatgcactgcacacagggcacacgttgcaaacagataatttttttttgcagtgctcaactataacgacacactgactcaaacatgactctgttgtcacgtatgcttcagtgcgtcagtgttcttgattgctacacgagcgatttatgcccaactagcccaaaagacggacgcactagaaaaaagtgagtgaatgagtacagtgaacttgtactgaactggattcacacgccgaatagaagagcgcagtgtcagctgaaacaggcggcacggctgattatgtaagtacttccaatagttcggctactagtgtatttcgctttcggaagttatctttaccactggaaacagcgcagagcttgcccgttaaacttgagtcaaccgacaccacacgaaacacgccacGGTTGagcaacccaacttccacacggttcattcaccacatcacaggtcacacgaagtcaagagcgccatattttaaatcactgcagcaccaaacggacctgaaaattcatttccttcgacagagtttctcaggtgagttcgttcactcgccagttacgaactcgatggacgcgctaggcctacgcgtaacgtaaacaacatcggcgataggcgagtgttgattatccagacttcggagctcgtaaacgtgtttccattcgttttgagcacaacaaaatgcacatacaacaagcacagacgttgcggcaatcatgattcggttggctgttttagcagacgatcgtaccgagcccggcggaacccagtgcgcaggttggattagtcggcgtcgttcgaagtcgcttcggatccacgtagcactgccacaacccacggtcgtcggtcggtcggtcgtgtcgttgtcggcctactattaaaacactgtctttcaggaacactgtcgcgcgcgtcgtgcgtccaaaaaactcggacgatcgttggtgccggggcCTTCGCAATGcttcgcacggtcggccattacaggcctagccacagaacacctatacaaacttgcCTAGCAGCCAGAgactccgcagcctccgattggttgacgcctgcgaggcgtcgcagcctcccattggtgcacgccggcgcagcttcgccgcgcgccggcaaacttctagcatcggcagtagacataatcgctgcgcgacgttccgcttcagcgagttcccgaccgacgctttgacgcatttgacccttcggcgcgcgccgaagctttccagcgcgtgccagtggttggggcattacagTTGACAGAGTATACAGAACCAACGATTTATTTAAACCGCTTCGATTTCCGATTCAACAGCATTTCACAACTCAAACTTTTTGATGAAAAGTGTTCGTGAAATTATCttctctcttgcttttttttcgttttgtttgcacttttctttgtatttcgcaGTATCCTCCTGAATCTTATACCTCCAGTGTAATTTGCTGTGTTCACTAGCGATATCGTTATTTCTACGCTTACTTATCTTAAATGGGCATACGCAACATGTTCCCCAAGAAATGAAACGCCATTATATTCGACGCGCACTGCACAACTGGCTTTACGCAGCGCGATTGTGTACACAAAGAATTCACTTGACGACATTATACAGGGAAAGCGGGTTAGGGTGCGGGTAGTAATTATAACTCGCAAATGCGTGAACTTGCCAGAGCTGAAGAGTGCGCTCTGTAACTATTACTATTCATTCGATGAGCAATCAGCCTTCAGAAATCTAAATTCAATTAGATCTCACTCCGGATAACATTAGcttttcgttacttttttttttcttatctgtgCGCGCTCATTCATGTGGCTCAGAGTAACAGAgtttttcgatgggggcggaatgcgaaaacgcccgtgaacttagatttaggtgaacgttaaagaatcccaggtggtccgcattattctggagtcccccactacggcctgcctcataatcagatcattgttttgcaacataaaaccccataatttcgtTAGAGTAACGGAGTTCGAAGTTTCCGCTTTTCGAGACTCTCCTAAAGCTTCTCCGAAAAGGGACACTTTCAAAGAGAGGGAAGTAAGGGTAACTTTCTATACGATGAAGAAGTCGTTTCAGCAAAGTTCACCTCCTAAGCACTCTTCTTCTATGTGCGAGCATGTGCAATATGATATACGCGCGCTGAAATTTAATCCCTCGGTTTACGCGTTACAGCGCGCAATTTGGTGACGAAACGTTGCCGTAagcacctttcctttttttttttcacgtgttcTCACGTCGTGGGGTTTTCCTGGTCTTTGTTGGCTTACCTACACTGATTACATATGCAAGCTCAGACTTCTCGTATAGACAGTACTCGGAGGCCCCATTCCCAATCGATCATTGTCCATGACGCTTTCACATTCGTCCGACGCAACATTCATCACGGTGACTAACCGTGATGAGTGGACCATGTGACTTGCCATGGACCATAATACTTGCCATAGATCGTTTTCACCTGTGAGTGCGGTTGACAACTACATTCGCAACCCACCACACGTACGTATCTTTCTCAATGTCACTTTGCGCTGGTCTGGTTACTGGGCACGTCCAGAAGGTGATTGCctaatgtgtgtgtgttttttttttaagcaaatgGGCCATCCTTCTCCTGTACGCACGCTTTCTAGGTATAGTAATGTTGAACTGGCTTCAGAAAGCCTCCAATGAGGCACGCCGCACGGCCCGACTTCATGTTTCTATATGACATTTTAGAGGAGTCATGGCCTGCTTCTTGTATAAGCGCGCAAGTCGTACCAGCCCGTCGTTCCTTCTTTGGGCACAATATTAGTGTCCGGTGCGTTATTTATAGTGCCTTCTTTCAAATTTTCGCTGCAGTATTCTACCTTTTAGGTGCACAACAGCAGCAGGTATTCGGTGAGTGGCAGAATCAATTAAGAACACGGAATGAACCTCACCTTCCAGCAATCTTGACAACTTGCTACATGCCAGTTATCGACGTTACGTCTGTTGTGTTCGTTGGTGCCAATTCGCTTAGCGTCGCTCGCGTTTCAAGCCGGAAACAACACTGCGGTGAATAACGTGATGCCAGATATTTTGAAAACAACACATCAAATCAACTTTTATTCACAGTAACAGCCTTCGCGGCCCGGCACAAATGCGCACGCAGACTAGCAGTTACAGTTTCTCATCACTGCTTTCCAGCGCTTTTTCGTAGTATCGTCGGCCGCTTGGCTATAGGAACTTGATTCTGGCTCGCTGCTCGCCGGCGGCATCCGCACATGGATGTGGTCCTCGGACGTATGCTTGGTACTTTGCCAAAGTCACGGCGACGCCTGATGAATACAAACTCGTCAAGGACGGCCGCGATGGATGCGGGGCGTATGCGAAAGTTCCCAAGTGCGCTCCTGCCAGCCAGCGTTTCGGATCTCGGAATGCATGTACGCAACTCGATATGACTAACAGGGCACACGGCTCGTAAAAATTCCTTCACCGCGCACATCCGGCGCCTGCGATCGCGCGTGTAGTTGTAAACACGGCTCAGCTTCGCGTGGAATGTTAAAAAAACAAAGCGGCCGACTACAGGCAAGTGCCGAGGATGTAAATCACGGGAGTTCAAGATTCGTCGAGCTGGTTTGCCTTAAGCATAGAATGAGCTAGCAGATTGGTTAAGCTCGACACGTATACGCGTAAAAGTCACAGGTATTGTATTGTTTGTTGGCGCACTGGGTCTTTCACACACGCTGAAGGCGTCCCAAGAAAAGCAGCGTCTGGGTTCTCACGTCCTCgatgaagaaaaggaaaggatGGTCGGCCTTGAACTCGACCTCGCCTCCGGGCGTCTTGGAGTGGCGAATGATGCCCGACGACACCGCCACGGCTTCGGTGCCTTTCTCGTCGACGTCGAGCAGGGCCTTGTGTAAAACATCGTCGAGGGCGAGCGGCCGCTTCAACGAGATGCCCGTCAAGTTGGCGTCCCGCGAGCTGAAGACATCGCGCACTCCGAGCGACTGCAGCGCTCCCTTGAGACTGTAGGCCTGTTGCAACTGAAACTTGGGGAGCCACATGTCCACTTtacgcggcaacgccgcggccagaGGCTCACGCGCCGCTTCTAGACTGAACTTACGCTCCAGCTCGGCGAGTCCGTCCCGGCGCCTCGGGAGCACTAGGACCAGATCAACGCGGTCGCCGACGTACGGAAGCTCGAGGATGTGCGCGTCCAGGGACTCGCTCAGCGCATATACGAATTCGCCCTTCTGGCGCATCATCGGCACGGGAACAGCACGAGAGCGGCCCTCGTTGTAGAACTCGCCGGTCACGGTGTCCTCCGGCTTGAACGGGTGCTGCCACAGGCCCTTGAAATACACGGCGTTCAGTACCAGCATGGGCGCTGATGGTGGCAGGGGCCTTTCGATTATTTCGGGAATGCGGTTCTCGGTCATGTCGCGCACCCACGCGTTGACGTCGTCGGCGGCTTCCTGTGCATTGTCGGCGAAGTTGGCCGAGTAAACGCCCGAGGCGAAATGCTTCTCCAGGTCGCGCTTGTAGCGCTCGAAGATGGGCAGGCCCGCGGCCAGGAACACTGCGCTGGCCATATTCAGTTCGTATCCCTTCTCCGAGTTAAGGTCCTTGAACAGTTCGCCGAATCCGGCAGCCAGGTCATCGTTGTCGCCGCTGCTCGTGCGAGCCAGCCGATTGGAGTCGGCGCCTCCGGCAAGTGCCACGTTGATCTGTTGCCGCGTGCGGCCCCTGGAGCCGAGCTGGACCATGCCCAGAATGGCGGCCACGCTGACTGGCGAGAGGAAGATGTTGCTGCCCTTAGGGTCCGTCTCGGCCACTTTCCGGTAGAGAACCATTCCCAGTTCGTTGGTGGCACGGCTGACAGcgtcgggcgccgaaacgacagcCGTCGGAGCCGCGGCTAGCCAGAATATGGTAACGATCAAGCCTGCGGAAGGCCTCTTGTCCATGGCGGCGACTGAGCGATGAACCCTGCAACGGTAAAGTTCGCGCAACTGCGGCGTACGCGAGAGAACTTAGCGGCGCGCCGGCCTTCCACGAGATCGGTGCGGTCGGCTCGGTCGCGGAAGAGTTTATGTCCCCGAGACGCGGCGACCCAAGGCCAGCCTCTCAAGTTTGCGCAAGTGCTCCGCCCTCCTCCGCCTCTCGACGCGACCGATGCTCGCTGCGTCACGAGCAGCGCCCTGCGCTGTGGCGCCTTGCAACGGAGCGCGGTGGCGGTTCTGCTGGGTTTCCCCGCTCGCGGTCGCCGGAACCGGCTCCCACGAGTGACGTTAGAGCCgtaaaaagaaaagcctcgacTTGTTTTCTATgttaccttccttttttttccatcTCTCACCATGCC
Coding sequences within:
- the LOC126541286 gene encoding leukocyte elastase inhibitor-like, with protein sequence MDKRPSAGLIVTIFWLAAAPTAVVSAPDAVSRATNELGMVLYRKVAETDPKGSNIFLSPVSVAAILGMVQLGSRGRTRQQINVALAGGADSNRLARTSSGDNDDLAAGFGELFKDLNSEKGYELNMASAVFLAAGLPIFERYKRDLEKHFASGVYSANFADNAQEAADDVNAWVRDMTENRIPEIIERPLPPSAPMLVLNAVYFKGLWQHPFKPEDTVTGEFYNEGRSRAVPVPMMRQKGEFVYALSESLDAHILELPYVGDRVDLVLVLPRRRDGLAELERKFSLEAAREPLAAALPRKVDMWLPKFQLQQAYSLKGALQSLGVRDVFSSRDANLTGISLKRPLALDDVLHKALLDVDEKGTEAVAVSSGIIRHSKTPGGEVEFKADHPFLFFIEDVRTQTLLFLGRLQRV